AAATAGGACGTTTGGCAAATAAATTTTGGAAGGAAATACCCAATCATTTTCCATTTGTCGAATTGGATGAATTTGTAATCATGCCAAATCATGTGCATGGCATCATCATAATCAACAAACCTAATGATGGGGGATATAATGATAAACGTAACGTAGAGACGCCCAATTTGGGCGTCTCTACCATCACAATGGCATCGGAAAAATGGAACCCTGGATCCTTGGGGGTTATTATCAATCAATATAAACGAATATGTACGATAAACGCCAGAAAAATTCACACCAATTTTGCATGGCAGAGTCGATTCCACGATCACATCATTCGGAATGATGAAAGCCTACAGAGAATTAGAGATTATATTATAAATAATGCATTGAGATGGAGGGATGATAAATTTTGTGATGAATAGTAGAGATATTTCTACCTAAATACCCCCGCTAGCGAGAGCTTGTAGCTCGTGTTTTGTGAATGCAAACCAAAGCCTTTTTATGACATTCTAAGTACATGAATCTTGAGTCGTAAATATAAATTTGACTTCGTCGATTTTCAATTCATAGCAAAGAAGCTTTGTAATTTGTCAGTTTTGCAAGAATATATTGGATTGATGTATTTGTGCGTGAAGCGTATTTTCTGCAAGTAGAACGCGATCGATAAGCTCGAAATGCCTGAGGAGCAGGCTTTTAGATTCGTTGGCCAAGCATACAGCTTGGTCCTTTTTTCTAAACCTATTTTATATTTAAAACGCCCTCTTGCTAGCGAAGCAAAAGGGCGTTGTTTTTTAGTAAAGTTATATTACTGTTCGAACTTTAATTTTTCTGATGATTCGTAACAACATCAGCTCCAACCATAGCCTCCATCACTTTTCCTTTCATGCCTAAATCAGAAGTCATAAAGATGACATTTTGGTTTTTTTCTCCCATACTGATTAGTGTATCCTGATCA
This window of the Labilibaculum sp. DW002 genome carries:
- a CDS encoding transposase, translating into MSDKFQGKYRIKSARLQNWDYSNNGLYFVTICTANRELYFGDIVNGEMQLSEIGRLANKFWKEIPNHFPFVELDEFVIMPNHVHGIIIINKPNDGGYNDKRNVETPNLGVSTITMASEKWNPGSLGVIINQYKRICTINARKIHTNFAWQSRFHDHIIRNDESLQRIRDYIINNALRWRDDKFCDE